One genomic segment of Bombina bombina isolate aBomBom1 chromosome 4, aBomBom1.pri, whole genome shotgun sequence includes these proteins:
- the LOC128657265 gene encoding uncharacterized protein LOC128657265: MSEKHQDKPTTSKNIVVSMKEGSVTESVIDPVVPTSSISAMCLPSVVTCQCCGHSINTSKRDVYTNTETIVQDKAIQFDRKHGSKSTSTQTDFILPRTNASTSTIGLKNTKDAYSWTMGDITGNKTLTSIGTWTGPDNALEINTMDEHLQPLIVNMSPIFPSSPMDINDEATEDMMLDSELLNETVASSQFVDNSILKDPNYSPDTSMTTADEYSILKEKFFDFYVREKKYLVFESCLDELLHFLPCSQKDCSAPIISKEKRILGTLLIVTGECLSGHEGKLWYSQPKIQQMPIGNLLYSASILFSGNNFEKVSEFSEYLGLQSISSQTYYKIQKKFLFPTVELHWVQDRQKNINSFRDRAITLCGDGQCDSPGYCAKYCTYTMIEDESKKIIDLNIVQVTEASSSVAMESKAFRRAMNNIAIEQLMVLQIATDRHVSIRKFLREQYPVIKHQFDIWHYGKSIRKKLISLSRKKNCK; encoded by the coding sequence ATGTCTGAAAAACATCAAGATAAGCCGACGACTAGTAAAAATATTGTGGTTTCAATGAAAGAAGGTTCAGTCACAGAAAGTGTTATTGATCCAGTTGTTCCTACATCTTCAATCTCAGCAATGTGTCTCCCCAGTGTTGTTACATGTCAATGTTGTGGACATTCGATCAATACATCCAAAAGAGATGTCTACACCAACACAGAAACTATTGTTCAAGATAAAGCGATTCAATTTGATAGAAAGCATGGTTCCAAATCTACAAGTACACAAACAGATTTCATATTACCTAGAACAAATGCTTCAACTTCAACCATTGGATTAAAAAATACTAAGGATGCTTATAGTTGGACAATGGGCGATATAACAGGAAATAAAACATTGACATCTATTGGCACTTGGACAGGACCTGACAACGCCTTAGAAATTAATACTATGGACGAACACTTACAACCTCTGATAGTTAATATGTCACCTATTTTCCCCTCGTCACCAATGGATATAAATGACGAAGCAACAGAAGATATGATGTTAGATTCAGAGTTATTAAATGAAACTGTGGCAAGTAGTCAATTTGTTGATAATTCTATACTCAAAGACCCAAATTACAGTCCAGACACGAGTATGACTACAGCAGATGAGTACagtatattaaaagaaaaatttttcGATTTCTACgttagagaaaaaaaatacttaGTTTTCGAAAGTTGTTTAGATGAGTTATTACATTTTCTACCTTGCTCGCAAAAGGATTGCAGTGCACcaataatttcaaaagaaaaaagaatactTGGAACTTTACTAATAGTTACTGGTGAATGTCTTTCAGGACATGAAGGCAAACTATGGTATAGTCAACCTAAAATTCAACAAATGCCAATTGGTAATCTATTATATTCAGCTTCCATCTTATTCAGTGGcaataattttgaaaaagtatcTGAATTTTCAGAATACCTGGGTCTACAATCTATTTCAAGTCAAACTTATTATAAAATTCAAAAGAAATTTTTATTTCCAACTGTTGAACTACATTGGGTTCAAGACCGGCAAAAAAACATAAACAGCTTTAGGGACAGGGCTATCACATTGTGTGGTGATGGGCAATGTGATAGCCCTGGATATTGTGCTAAGTATTGTACTTATACGATGATTGAAGACGAGTCCAAAAAAATTATCGATTTAAACATAGTACAAGTCACAGAGGCATCTTCATCAGTAGCGATGGAGTCCAAGGCCTTTCGTAGAGCTATGAACAACATAGCTATAGAACAGTTAATGGTACTACAAATTGCAACTGACAGGCATGTAAGCATACGAAAATTTTTGAGAGAGCAATACCCAGTAATAAAACATCAATTTGACATCTGGCACTACGGCAAGAGTATTCGTAAGAAATTAATTTCCttaagtagaaaaaaaaattgtaagtag